A single genomic interval of Gossypium raimondii isolate GPD5lz chromosome 11, ASM2569854v1, whole genome shotgun sequence harbors:
- the LOC105802723 gene encoding brassinosteroid-responsive RING protein 1, with amino-acid sequence MGFPVGYTEVFLPKLFVHMLWFLGFIRCLIVTLFSYLGLSDFLEPDTVWPDNRTRITPENPPVSALLIREILPVIKFEELVVVGDPPESCAVCLYEFEGGEEIRWLRNCRHVFHRACLDRWMDHDQKTCPLCRTPFVPDELQDEFNQRLWSASGVGDLHSEYVSVPGL; translated from the coding sequence ATGGGGTTTCCAGTTGGTTACACCGAAGTTTTCTTACCGAAACTCTTCGTCCACATGCTTTGGTTTCTGGGTTTCATCCGATGTCTAATTGTTACTCTTTTTAGCTACCTCGGACTCTCCGATTTCCTCGAACCAGACACTGTCTGGCCGGATAATCGGACCCGAATTACACCCGAGAACCCGCCCGTATCAGCTCTTCTGATCCGTGAAATCCTTCCCGTCATAAAGTTCGAGGAGCTCGTCGTCGTGGGGGATCCACCGGAGAGCTGTGCCGTTTGCTTGTACGAGTTCGAAGGAGGTGAAGAGATCAGGTGGTTGAGGAACTGTAGGCACGTTTTCCATCGGGCGTGTTTGGACCGTTGGATGGACCATGATCAGAAAACATGTCCGCTCTGTAGGACACCGTTTGTGCCCGACGAGCTGCAGGATGAGTTCAATCAACGACTCTGGTCTGCTTCCGGTGTCGGTGATTTACACAGTGAGTACGTTTCGGTTCCGGGATTgtag
- the LOC105802722 gene encoding uncharacterized protein LOC105802722 — translation MRIRKNAKLSSLIHSEGSRAESVHVCELNQSPWDVISFAQDPYPSYLHHQFEAEDSFNGNGSLGDSVGAVESVASMMESEDKAIMKVEGMVIDDNDEVKFGFQTQCEEEEEGSKQERVLKSCGNDSGNNPSKKSDRNNYQLTGNRRGRARAAKKGSSSASNPYEFYYYSGFGPSWGRRRGGEMRKNIIEGKEVENNSSAVTAQNNTTPSSSSQFDNNEEFDYVDDEDDEYDDDEEDENVDSGKKRMRKPIKARSLKSLM, via the exons ATGAGGATTCGGAAGAACGCGAAGCTATCGTCGCTGATACACTCCGAGGGTTCAAGGGCTGAGAGTGTGCACGTGTGCGAGCTGAACCAGTCGCCATGGGATGTGATTTCCTTCGCTCAAGACCCATACCCATCGTATCTTCATCACCAG TTCGAAGCAGAAGATAGTTTTAATGGAAATGGGAGCTTAGGCGATTCTGTTGGTGCTGTCGAGAG CGTAGCGTCGATGATGGAGAGTGAAGATAAAGCGATAATGAAAGTGGAAGGCATGGTTATCGACGATAACGACGAGGTGAAATTTGGGTTTCAGACCCAATGCGAAGAGGAAGAAGAGGGATCCAAGCAAGAGCGTGTGCTGAAATCTTGCGGCAACGATAGCGGAAATAATCCCAGCAAGAAATCGGACAGGAATAATTACCAGCTAACCGGTAACCGCCGCGGACGAGCCCGAGCCGCCAAGAAAGGGTCGTCGTCAGCGTCGAACCCGTACGAATTTTACTATTATTCGGGGTTCGGGCCGTCGTGGGGAAGGAGAAGAGGCGGCGAAATGAGGAAGAATATTATCGAGGGTAAAGAAGTTGAAAACAACAGCAGCGCTGTCACCGCTCAAAACAATACGACGCCGTCGTCGTCTTCGCAATTCGATAATAATGAAGAATTTGATTATGTGGATGATGAGGATGATGAATATGATGATGACGAGGAGGACGAGAACGTAGATAGTGGCAAGAAACGGATGAGGAAACCTATTAAAGCAAGATCATTAAAGTCCTTAATGTGA
- the LOC105802721 gene encoding syntaxin-71, with the protein MTVIDLITRVDAICKKYDKYDIDKQKAVNVAGDDAFARLYGVVDSEIDAALQKSEAAATEKNRATAVAMNAEIRRTKARLLEELPKLQRLALKKVKGISKEELEARNDLVYSLKDRVDSIPDGSSTATKQSTGGWATSTSSTGIKFDSSSDERFTSEYFQQTEESDRFRQEYEMRRMRQDQGLEVIAEGLDTLKDMAHDMNEELDRQVPLMDEIDDKVDRATSDLKSTNVRLKDTVHKLRSSRNFCIDIILLCIILGIAAYLYNALK; encoded by the exons ATGACAGTCATAGACTTGATCACGAGAGTTGACGCGATTTGCAAGAAGTACGACAAGTACGACATCGATAAGCAAAAGGCGGTTAACGTCGCCGGTGATGACGCTTTCGCTCGCCTTTACGGCGTCGTTGATTCCGAAATCGATGCCGCTCTCCAG AAATCTGAAGCTGCTGCAACGGAAAAGAATAGGGCTACAGCGGTTGCTATGAATGCGGAAATTCGAAGAACCAAAGCTCGATTGCTTGAAGAACTCCCCAAATTACAACGACTCGCTCTCAAAAAG GTGAAGGGGATTTCGAAAGAAGAGCTTGAAGCTCGAAACGATTTGGTTTATTCACTGAAAGATAGGGTTGATTCAATACCAGATGGATCATCAACTGCAACTAAGCAAAGTACTGGTGGTTGGGCAACTTCAACTTCCTCCACCGGCATTAAATTTGATTCATCTTCAG ATGAGAGATTCACAAGTGAGTACTTTCAACAAACTGAAGAGTCTGACCGCTTCAGGCAAGAATATGAAATGCGCAGAATGAGACAG GATCAAGGTTTGGAGGTTATAGCTGAAGGTTTAGACACCTTGAAGGATATGGCTCATGATATGAATGAG GAATTGGACAGACAAGTGCCACTAATGGATGAAATAGATGACAAG GTAGACAGGGCAACCTCTGATTTGAAAAGCACGAATGTGAGACTTAAGGATACTGTACACAAG CTGAGGTCAAGTCGCAACTTCTGCATTGATATCATCCTCTTATGTATAATTCTTGGAATCGCTGCCTATTTATACAA TGCGTTGAAATGA